The Arabidopsis thaliana chromosome 5, partial sequence genomic interval CACTATAATAAGATTCTACTACTTTGTCTGTATCTATATtgtattttagaaaattatacaTACGTATTCACGTATTGAAATACATTGTATATAGATGCTGGTTTCGTAGTATATGGCTTTGTAACCGTATATGGTGGTAGATTACCTGACGCATGTGTTGACCTTGAGCTGTCTCTAACTTAAGTAGTCATTTCAATAATGAGGTTGATATTGTGTCTTTCTTCAAATATGTATTAAGAAGAATCCTCCTTTATTAACtagttgtattttttattttatttttatgtatacaATTTGGAATCTGAGTTCTCCACATATAAGCTTTGATAAGATGCAAGTTAACAAATCTTAATCTCAACGAGGAAATGTATAGTTCTCGGCCCAAAAACCTTTgaaattttcactttttaaaaatttattttggggGATTGTGGGTCTCAACACATGTAACTTACGCTAAATATATGTTGACACTGTTCTTCCAATTGTACAAATTCAAAAGCCGTTACGGtatttatgtaaaaaaaatcaagttgtaagaaacatttttggtttttcaaaatgaataagttgattttaacaaaacaaaatttgattatttaatcTGATATGAAATTGAATCTGTTAGATATATAGTTATTGTAACTTGtaatgaaaactaaaaatctcTCGGTACCATCTATCGTACAATATTCAATTTAGTGAACCATAACATCTCATTATTTCAATTTAGTAAAAAACTTAAACTAAAAGTGCTATACTAAAATCTAGTATTATTGACAACTAATAAATAAAGGTTTTGcatattgaatatatattagaaaaaataagtGAATAAATGAACGCTACCAGATTCTCAtgaataaattagaaaaaagtATCTCAAGTATAACACCAAAAATTTAGATTCCCACATGCACTAGACACAGAATTCTTCTAGAtgttatcattatttttaatgctttaaaaatattgaacagtatgagtttattttaaatcatcaATCAAATAACCCTCTTTAAcatatactttttctttgcGTGCTAAGAAAGAGGTTATATGGATCCCAAGTGTCATTCGAACTTGTGATTTCTTTAGCTTTGtcctaatatatatttttcactTGAACTCCCAATACTTAGTAACCCTCTTTAATATTTACATTACTGTAGACGATATTATTATCTatctctaaaatatttttaatatatcataaaaaatcatcacaacaaatactattttatgttATGCTCTTTATTAGAGAATTATTACATCATTTTACCAATGGGAATTTGTATTTCTTGCAGTAGATAAATACAAATTACTATataagtattatttttttcaaaataaagttCAGTATTTGGAATTGgagcaaaaaagaaagagattacaTATAGTACTTCGTAGAAAATAATTGAGGAGGGGAAGACGACATTTTGGATGACGTGTTACAGTGTAAGAAAGGAATTATCTGGATAATGGTGGGATCGTCCGTACTGTAATGGGGttcaattaaatattaagGATTTGCACGCGTTAATGGTGGAAAAATAATCATCActaagtatatattttaataactaaGTTCATAATTATTACATTCTTCCAAGAATAATCTCCTTAATGGCCATCTTAAAGCTCAAACATTAACCACTGAGATGTCTCTACGTGGtgataaaattatagaaatgaTAAAGTTTTGGATTGTCTACTTTTGAACCCAAAGCCTTTCACACACTTCGGTCCCCTTTTTCCCATATACAGGTCCCATAGACATGTTTCCTAAAAGCATCATGAATCGGAttatccattttcttcttcttattttatcATGCTAAAGTCATTAgataaaatttttaatatgttatgttttgtcTGCTTGTGTGACATATAcagttttaattaattatagtaTGAAACTTGGTCGTGGAACCAATTATGGTTGCTTTGGAAAAttcatttataataaatagAGTGTTGTTTATATAGCATGATTCCATGAAGAAAATCACTTTTAATTAGTGTGTAATCGtctttcaaataaattatcctccccaaaaaaatgatttgttattaatttgatTCTGAATTTAGAAATTATCAGCATTAATATAGTATCACAATCCCAAAATAGCAATCAAATTTACTACAAAAATAACTATTTCCTAAACTCTCCAATATGTCTAAAGCTGctaatattttaacaaaaccttcttcttcttttttttttcaaataaaaagcttTGTTTATAACAAATTCCTTTCACACTTTTAAATTCAGAAGCTTTGTATTTTCCCTTTACTTTGTAAAATAGCTTCTTGTCTATTCAGAAGCTTCCATTGTCGTGGacttgttgatgttgttgtaaGAGCCAGAAGTCTTCATCATTTCCAATGTTCCAAAAACTGTCCGAATAATTTGGTACCATCccattaatattttcaaaccAATTAAGGTCACTTTGATCTTGCATCTTCGTAAAATCTCCGTTTAATAGTCCACTGCTATTATCCATATAATTCGGCGATGTCATTTTTGGATCCACCAAATTCTCATCCTGACCAATCTTCCACACTTCACTACTCACTTGACACTCCGTCAAATCTGATACAGGAGATACTGCCACGCTGGAATTATCCGGCGTGATGTAACCATTAGGGTTACTCATTAAAGCCAAATTATCCACgttgttggtgttgttgttgttgatcaCGAACTGATCTGAGGAGGTGGTGACGCAAGATGACATGGAAACAGACCCGATGGACGCGGCTTGGATCCTTTCTACGAGCCGAGGCATCCAAAGATACTTCATGGTGTCTTTAAATTGTTGACTGTTCACGTCGCATTTAAGCTGTTTTGCATGCTTTTGAACACGTGTTCTCCAATAGTTTTTGATCTCGTTATCCGTTCTTCCTGGTAAATATTGTGCAATCTTAGACCATCTGTCctcacaagaagaagaaaacttgtgATCAAATTCATTACTAGTACAAATAAACcaatctttcaaactcttgttaacagaaaataaaatgtattgaTGACTAAAGATGT includes:
- the MYB78 gene encoding myb domain protein 78 (myb domain protein 78 (MYB78); CONTAINS InterPro DOMAIN/s: SANT, DNA-binding (InterPro:IPR001005), Homeodomain-like (InterPro:IPR009057), Myb, DNA-binding (InterPro:IPR014778), HTH transcriptional regulator, Myb-type, DNA-binding (InterPro:IPR017930), Homeodomain-related (InterPro:IPR012287), Myb transcription factor (InterPro:IPR015495); BEST Arabidopsis thaliana protein match is: myb domain protein 108 (TAIR:AT3G06490.1); Has 1807 Blast hits to 1807 proteins in 277 species: Archae - 0; Bacteria - 0; Metazoa - 736; Fungi - 347; Plants - 385; Viruses - 0; Other Eukaryotes - 339 (source: NCBI BLink).), translated to MGDKGRSLKINKNMEEFTKVEEEMDVRRGPWTVEEDLELINYIASHGEGRWNSLARCAELKRTGKSCRLRWLNYLRPDVRRGNITLEEQLLILELHTRWGNRWSKIAQYLPGRTDNEIKNYWRTRVQKHAKQLKCDVNSQQFKDTMKYLWMPRLVERIQAASIGSVSMSSCVTTSSDQFVINNNNTNNVDNLALMSNPNGYITPDNSSVAVSPVSDLTECQVSSEVWKIGQDENLVDPKMTSPNYMDNSSGLLNGDFTKMQDQSDLNWFENINGMVPNYSDSFWNIGNDEDFWLLQQHQQVHDNGSF
- the MYB78 gene encoding myb domain protein 78 (myb domain protein 78 (MYB78); CONTAINS InterPro DOMAIN/s: SANT, DNA-binding (InterPro:IPR001005), Homeodomain-like (InterPro:IPR009057), Myb, DNA-binding (InterPro:IPR014778), Myb transcription factor (InterPro:IPR015495), Homeodomain-related (InterPro:IPR012287), HTH transcriptional regulator, Myb-type, DNA-binding (InterPro:IPR017930); BEST Arabidopsis thaliana protein match is: myb domain protein 108 (TAIR:AT3G06490.1).) translates to MGDKGRSLKINKNMEEFTKVEEEMDVRRGPWTVEEDLELINYIASHGEGRWNSLARCAELKRTGKSCRLRWLNYLRPDVRRGNITLEEQLLILELHTRWGNSNEFDHKFSSSCEDRWSKIAQYLPGRTDNEIKNYWRTRVQKHAKQLKCDVNSQQFKDTMKYLWMPRLVERIQAASIGSVSMSSCVTTSSDQFVINNNNTNNVDNLALMSNPNGYITPDNSSVAVSPVSDLTECQVSSEVWKIGQDENLVDPKMTSPNYMDNSSGLLNGDFTKMQDQSDLNWFENINGMVPNYSDSFWNIGNDEDFWLLQQHQQVHDNGSF